A genomic segment from Flavobacterium litorale encodes:
- the polA gene encoding DNA polymerase I: MSDQKRLFLLDAYALIFRGYYAFIKNPRINSKGMDTSAIMGFMNSLLDVIKREKPDHLAVAFDKGGSVMRSEMFVEYKANRDETPEAIKIAIPYIQDILKAMHIPIIEMAGFEADDLIGTIAKQAEKENYKVFMVTPDKDFAQLVSENIFMYRPARMGNGIEIWGVPEVLERFEIEKPEQVIDYLGMMGDAVDNIPGLPGVGDKTAKKFLKQYGSLENLLANTHELKGKMKEKIEENAEKGIMSKKLATIITDCDVTFDGTDYELSEPDAEKVEALFQELEFRRMTEQFHRLFLQRNQADGAAPQPIAPSKKVTKQDDDNQQFSLFGAPQTTDDATATDGNDFYKKLSTTNHVYQAIQGDIGIRLLLRDLMQQTTVCFDTETTGIDALTAELVGISFSWEAGKGFYIPFPEGRTEALALLEKFIPFFEDETIEKVGQNLKYDLKVLANYGITVKGKFFDTMIAHYLINPDMRHNMDILAETYLQYSPMPIVELIGKKGKNQKSMRDVAVDLVTEYATEDADITLQLKAIFEPQLEEAATRKLFDDIEIPLVPVLAAMEREGINLDTDYLKELSGVLGSDIKRLEQEIYETAGESFNLASPKQLGDILFDKLKIGGSKPKKTKTGQYATGEEILSYLAKDNPIVENILNWRQLVKLQNTYVDALPQQVNKATKRVHTDYMQTVAATGRLSSNNPNLQNIPIRTERGRQVRAAFIARDENYTLLSADYSQIELRIIAALSGDPEMVSAFQQGQDIHAATAAKVFNVPLKDVTREQRSHAKTVNFGIVYGVSAFGLSNQTSLSRSESKELIDAYYKTYPTLKQYIQNQIEMAREQGYVQTVLGRRRYLKDIDSQNAVVRGAAERNAVNAPIQGSAADIIKIAMINIHNKLVNENWKSKMLLQVHDELVFDVHNSELERIKPMIKHEMENAFKLDVPLDVDMGTGNNWLEAH, translated from the coding sequence ATGTCAGACCAAAAACGACTTTTCCTACTCGATGCTTACGCTTTAATATTTCGTGGTTATTATGCTTTTATAAAAAATCCCCGCATCAATTCCAAAGGGATGGATACATCCGCTATAATGGGTTTTATGAACTCGTTACTGGATGTAATAAAGCGGGAAAAGCCCGACCATCTTGCAGTAGCTTTTGATAAAGGAGGAAGCGTTATGCGCTCTGAAATGTTTGTAGAATACAAAGCCAACCGAGATGAAACACCCGAAGCAATAAAAATAGCCATACCCTACATACAGGACATTTTAAAGGCCATGCACATCCCTATTATTGAGATGGCAGGTTTTGAAGCCGATGACCTTATTGGCACTATAGCCAAACAAGCCGAAAAGGAAAACTATAAAGTATTTATGGTTACCCCCGATAAAGATTTTGCACAGCTAGTATCCGAAAATATATTTATGTACCGCCCTGCCCGTATGGGTAACGGTATAGAGATTTGGGGCGTACCCGAAGTGTTGGAACGTTTTGAAATTGAAAAACCTGAACAGGTAATTGACTATTTGGGGATGATGGGCGATGCTGTAGATAATATACCAGGCTTACCGGGTGTGGGCGATAAAACAGCCAAAAAATTCCTGAAACAATACGGCTCGTTAGAAAACCTTTTAGCCAACACGCACGAGCTAAAAGGGAAAATGAAGGAAAAGATAGAGGAGAATGCCGAGAAAGGAATTATGTCGAAAAAACTAGCTACTATTATTACCGATTGCGATGTAACTTTTGATGGTACCGATTACGAACTCTCTGAACCTGATGCAGAAAAAGTAGAAGCCCTTTTCCAAGAGTTGGAATTTAGGAGAATGACAGAGCAATTCCACAGATTATTTTTACAAAGAAATCAGGCAGATGGCGCAGCACCACAACCCATAGCGCCCTCTAAAAAAGTTACTAAACAAGATGATGATAATCAGCAATTTTCGCTATTTGGTGCACCTCAAACAACAGATGATGCCACAGCAACCGATGGTAACGATTTTTACAAAAAACTTAGCACTACCAACCACGTGTACCAAGCCATACAAGGCGATATAGGCATAAGGCTACTTCTGCGTGATTTAATGCAGCAAACTACCGTATGTTTTGATACCGAAACTACAGGCATTGATGCCCTTACGGCAGAGTTGGTAGGCATCTCATTTTCGTGGGAAGCAGGTAAAGGCTTTTACATACCGTTTCCTGAAGGTAGAACGGAAGCATTAGCGTTACTGGAAAAGTTTATACCATTTTTTGAAGATGAAACCATCGAAAAAGTAGGGCAAAACCTAAAGTACGATTTAAAAGTACTTGCTAACTATGGCATTACGGTAAAAGGTAAATTTTTTGACACCATGATTGCGCATTATCTTATTAACCCCGATATGCGGCATAATATGGACATCCTTGCCGAAACCTATTTGCAATATTCGCCCATGCCTATAGTAGAACTTATTGGTAAGAAAGGAAAAAACCAAAAAAGTATGCGCGATGTAGCCGTTGACCTTGTTACGGAATACGCTACTGAAGATGCGGATATTACACTACAGCTAAAAGCTATTTTTGAGCCACAACTAGAGGAAGCCGCTACCCGAAAACTGTTTGATGATATAGAGATACCGTTAGTACCTGTACTTGCAGCTATGGAGCGCGAAGGAATTAATTTGGATACCGATTACCTGAAAGAATTATCGGGAGTGCTGGGTAGTGACATTAAACGATTGGAGCAAGAGATATACGAAACCGCAGGCGAATCGTTTAACCTTGCCTCACCAAAACAATTGGGCGATATACTGTTTGATAAGCTAAAAATAGGCGGATCAAAGCCCAAAAAAACCAAAACGGGGCAGTATGCTACAGGCGAAGAAATACTATCGTACCTCGCAAAAGATAACCCAATAGTAGAAAATATACTCAACTGGAGGCAGTTGGTAAAACTGCAAAATACCTACGTAGATGCCTTACCCCAACAAGTTAACAAAGCCACTAAAAGAGTACATACCGATTATATGCAAACCGTTGCCGCTACAGGCAGGTTAAGCTCCAACAACCCTAACCTGCAAAACATACCCATACGTACCGAGCGCGGTAGGCAAGTGCGTGCTGCCTTTATAGCACGCGACGAAAACTACACGCTACTCTCTGCCGATTACTCGCAAATAGAACTTCGTATCATTGCAGCCCTTAGTGGCGACCCCGAAATGGTAAGTGCTTTCCAGCAAGGGCAAGATATTCATGCCGCTACAGCAGCAAAAGTATTTAATGTACCACTAAAAGATGTAACACGCGAACAACGTAGCCATGCCAAAACGGTAAACTTTGGTATTGTGTATGGTGTGTCGGCATTTGGGTTAAGCAATCAAACCTCGTTAAGTCGTTCGGAATCTAAAGAGCTTATTGATGCTTATTATAAAACCTACCCTACCTTAAAGCAATACATACAAAACCAAATAGAAATGGCGCGTGAGCAAGGGTATGTGCAAACGGTATTGGGCAGAAGGCGTTACCTAAAAGATATTGACTCGCAAAATGCCGTAGTACGTGGTGCAGCCGAGCGTAACGCCGTAAACGCCCCTATACAGGGTAGTGCTGCCGACATTATTAAAATTGCCATGATTAACATACACAACAAACTCGTAAACGAAAACTGGAAAAGTAAAATGCTGTTACAGGTGCATGATGAACTTGTTTTTGATGTACACAATAGCGAGCTGGAGCGTATTAAACCCATGATTAAACACGAAATGGAAAATGCCTTTAAGCTTGATGTACCGTTGGATGTAGATATGGGTACGGGTAACAACTGGCTAGAAGCGCATTAA
- a CDS encoding metallophosphoesterase: protein MIRWILLFVFVAVIEIYAFQAVRTLTKVRWVLWAYQAISFLIIAYIAYSFTQFDRSVGQNKQTLFTMGLLLITFIPKMVLGVIMFGEDILRVISGIIREFLGNNNESFLNERRKFVSQIALGAAAIPFLSLLYGVTKGKYNFRVKKKTIYYPDLPENFDGLTITQISDIHSGSFDDADEINHAIDLINEQESDILLFTGDIVNTHATEMHPWIDTFKRIKTPELGKYSVLGNHDYGEYIAWDTKKEKEDNFEAIKDLHRQIDFKLLLNENVKIKKGNQEIALVGVENWGHNFKKAGDLPKASEGLTPEDFKILMSHDPSHWEYEVKNDRNNYHLTLSGHTHGLQFGIEIPGFIKWSPVQYVYKQWAGLYEKAGRYIYVNRGFGFHAYPGRVGIWPEITVLELKRGEKIA from the coding sequence ATGATTCGTTGGATATTATTATTTGTGTTCGTAGCCGTAATAGAAATTTATGCTTTTCAGGCGGTACGTACACTTACCAAAGTGCGTTGGGTGTTGTGGGCGTACCAAGCCATTTCCTTTTTAATTATAGCCTACATTGCATACTCGTTTACGCAGTTTGATAGGAGTGTAGGGCAAAACAAACAGACCTTATTTACCATGGGGCTGTTGCTTATTACATTTATACCCAAAATGGTACTGGGTGTTATTATGTTTGGCGAAGATATACTTAGGGTAATATCAGGAATTATTAGAGAGTTTTTAGGGAACAATAACGAATCGTTTTTAAATGAGCGCCGAAAGTTTGTAAGCCAAATTGCATTAGGTGCAGCCGCAATACCTTTTTTATCGTTATTGTATGGTGTAACCAAAGGGAAATACAATTTTAGGGTTAAAAAGAAAACCATTTATTACCCTGACTTACCTGAAAATTTTGACGGACTTACCATTACCCAAATATCCGATATACACAGCGGTAGTTTTGATGATGCCGATGAGATAAACCATGCGATAGACCTGATTAATGAGCAGGAGTCGGACATATTGCTTTTTACAGGTGATATTGTAAATACGCATGCTACCGAAATGCACCCTTGGATTGATACGTTTAAACGCATTAAAACCCCTGAGTTGGGTAAATATTCAGTATTAGGAAATCATGATTATGGCGAATATATTGCTTGGGATACGAAGAAAGAAAAAGAAGATAATTTTGAGGCGATAAAAGATTTACACCGACAAATTGATTTTAAGCTGTTGCTGAATGAGAATGTGAAAATTAAAAAAGGCAACCAAGAAATTGCTTTAGTAGGGGTAGAGAATTGGGGACACAATTTTAAAAAAGCAGGCGACTTGCCCAAAGCATCGGAAGGCTTAACGCCAGAAGATTTTAAAATATTAATGAGCCATGACCCATCGCACTGGGAATATGAGGTTAAAAACGACAGGAACAATTACCACCTTACCCTTAGCGGGCACACACATGGTTTGCAGTTTGGTATTGAAATTCCTGGTTTTATTAAGTGGAGCCCCGTACAATACGTGTACAAGCAATGGGCAGGGTTGTACGAAAAAGCAGGACGTTATATTTATGTAAACAGAGGTTTTGGTTTCCACGCCTACCCAGGTAGGGTAGGAATATGGCCAGAAATTACGGTTTTGGAACTAAAAAGAGGCGAAAAAATAGCATAG
- a CDS encoding thioredoxin family protein: MSKFGELINSQVPVLIDFYTEWNEPSVAMHPVMRDVAAALGDKAKVIKIDVDKNQELADALRIKGLPTLMIYKDGQMVWRQSGELDANTIISLVQEQA; the protein is encoded by the coding sequence ATGTCAAAATTCGGAGAACTTATTAACTCCCAAGTACCAGTACTGATTGATTTTTATACGGAATGGAACGAACCATCGGTAGCTATGCACCCTGTTATGCGTGACGTTGCTGCTGCACTTGGTGATAAGGCCAAAGTGATAAAAATTGATGTGGATAAAAATCAGGAGCTTGCGGATGCCCTTAGAATAAAAGGGTTGCCTACACTTATGATTTACAAAGACGGGCAAATGGTATGGAGACAATCTGGCGAGTTAGATGCCAACACTATAATCTCTTTAGTGCAAGAGCAGGCTTAA
- a CDS encoding polysaccharide deacetylase family protein, giving the protein MKMYWVKTGWFIKKLFSGYVWDMPNNQKTVYFTFDDGPTPKITEWVLDILQQHNIKATFFCIGNNIVQHPDIFKRIIAEGHAIGNHTFNHYNGWSTNNKIYLENVAAAEKVILEQNPKFKQAKLFRPPYGKMTPLQAKHVRNKGYKIIMWDVLSADFDTTISPERCLKNVIDNTIEGSIIIFHDSVKAAKNMQYALPLAIANLKERGFTFDTMA; this is encoded by the coding sequence ATGAAAATGTATTGGGTAAAAACGGGATGGTTTATTAAAAAGCTGTTTTCGGGCTATGTATGGGATATGCCCAACAACCAAAAAACAGTGTACTTTACATTTGACGACGGACCTACACCCAAAATTACCGAATGGGTACTGGATATTTTACAGCAACACAATATAAAAGCTACCTTCTTTTGTATCGGGAATAATATAGTGCAGCATCCCGACATTTTTAAAAGAATTATAGCCGAAGGGCATGCCATAGGCAACCATACCTTTAACCACTACAACGGTTGGAGTACCAACAATAAAATCTATCTTGAAAATGTGGCTGCCGCCGAAAAAGTAATTTTAGAGCAAAACCCTAAATTTAAACAGGCAAAATTATTCCGCCCACCATATGGTAAAATGACACCATTACAGGCAAAACACGTACGTAATAAAGGATATAAAATAATTATGTGGGATGTGCTTAGTGCTGATTTTGATACAACTATAAGCCCCGAAAGATGCTTGAAAAATGTTATAGACAATACAATCGAAGGCAGTATTATTATTTTTCACGATAGTGTAAAAGCAGCTAAAAATATGCAATATGCATTACCACTGGCTATCGCCAATTTAAAAGAAAGAGGATTTACGTTTGATACGATGGCTTAA
- a CDS encoding glycosyltransferase family 117 protein: MITLNFKKWNTLLGWVVFAIAMIVYSMTVERTLSFWDCGEYIATAAKLEVGHPPGAPLYQMMGAFFAMFATGPDKVALMVNMVSVVSSAFTILFLFWSVTIILKTIVSRLSEFNNSNAIAVLGSAFVGALAFTFSDSFWFNATEAEVYAMASLFIALLLWLGLRWEQDMHTPRGNKWLLIISLVVGLSFGVHFMALLAIPAIGFIYFFKNYEKVTVKNFIIANVIIVAILLFIFKLLLPYTMALFGKTEIFMVNSLGLPFNSGTIFMALVIIAFFYFGLNYTHKKGLPLYNTILLSTLFILIGFCTWMMLPIRANANVVINENKPSDAAEVLAYYNREQYGEQKLFYGPMFSDVYAGLDKNNPYEDEKPNYQRDYKTGKYVIVNNYKNAKQNTDDNHKGFMPRMWSTEHAVNYMRYTKPLDFKLDPAIDYERELRQYGVDPEQMTEEDYADYVNQIRGELQNTVGQFKAAYRSGELDLEDYDNFLSSYGQYLVIEKPSFWDNMDYMFNYQFSYMYGRYFMWNFAGRQNDIQGRGDNLNGNWISGITPLDETRLGPQDNLPSDQKNNKGRNKYYMIPLFLGLIGVVYHAFRDLKSFYVLLVLFLFTGLALKVYLNERPFEPRERDYALVGSFFVFAIWIGLGVYAIYETVRSYIKPKLAAPLVIAVTLLAAPVLMGSQNWDDHNRAGRYTALAMAKAYLSSCEPNAILYTIGDNDTFPLWYAQEVEGYRTDVRIVNTSLFMTDWYIDQMKRKAYESEPMPISLTHDKYVQGTRDYMLHIPETNERWNIKQFLKFVTSEDPRTKKELNNGHMVNYYRTNKIRLPIDREAIIRNKAVSPAQYDSIVPYIDIDIKGDALYKNRLLMLDILANNNWERPIYFTGGSFGDDDYLWMKDYLQLDGMVFKLVPFQTPIPEDGSPLDMGYIDSEKMYDIVMRWDWGNSESPDIYHDPETRKNSITFRTNLARLMEKLIMEGKEDKAKKVIDLAMEKMPLEYYGYYTLLEPFATGYYKTGSKEQARKLLTDLIQKYQENLTFYKGLKISQQDIHHVDIITDIERYRSLLLIMKEEGDTELYEKEKPAFNRFNQMFKRYQRDNEE, encoded by the coding sequence ATGATAACATTAAATTTTAAGAAGTGGAATACCCTGCTTGGCTGGGTTGTTTTTGCCATAGCAATGATTGTCTATTCGATGACGGTTGAGCGCACACTTAGCTTTTGGGATTGTGGCGAATACATAGCTACTGCTGCCAAACTCGAAGTAGGGCACCCACCTGGTGCACCACTCTACCAAATGATGGGAGCCTTTTTTGCTATGTTTGCAACAGGTCCCGATAAGGTGGCACTCATGGTAAATATGGTATCTGTAGTATCAAGTGCCTTTACAATATTATTTTTATTTTGGTCGGTTACCATCATTTTAAAAACCATAGTTTCCCGCCTTTCAGAGTTTAACAATTCCAATGCAATAGCCGTATTAGGTAGTGCATTTGTGGGTGCATTAGCCTTTACATTTTCAGATAGTTTTTGGTTTAACGCAACCGAGGCAGAGGTATATGCTATGGCATCGTTATTTATAGCTTTGCTACTTTGGCTGGGGCTACGTTGGGAGCAAGATATGCATACGCCACGTGGCAATAAGTGGTTACTCATTATATCGTTAGTTGTAGGGTTATCGTTTGGGGTACACTTTATGGCACTGCTTGCTATACCTGCTATTGGTTTTATTTACTTTTTTAAAAATTACGAAAAAGTAACGGTAAAAAACTTTATTATAGCCAATGTAATTATTGTAGCCATACTACTTTTCATCTTTAAATTGTTATTACCGTACACCATGGCACTCTTCGGGAAAACCGAAATATTTATGGTAAACAGCTTAGGCTTACCATTTAACTCGGGTACTATATTTATGGCGTTGGTAATTATAGCATTCTTTTACTTTGGGCTTAACTATACTCATAAAAAAGGGTTGCCATTATACAACACTATACTATTATCTACACTATTTATATTAATAGGTTTCTGTACATGGATGATGCTTCCTATTCGTGCCAACGCCAATGTGGTTATTAACGAAAATAAGCCTTCGGATGCTGCCGAAGTACTAGCTTATTACAACAGGGAACAGTACGGAGAGCAAAAGTTATTTTACGGTCCTATGTTCTCGGATGTTTATGCAGGCTTGGATAAAAATAATCCGTACGAAGATGAAAAACCCAATTACCAAAGGGATTACAAAACGGGCAAATACGTAATTGTAAACAATTATAAAAACGCAAAGCAAAATACCGACGATAACCACAAAGGCTTTATGCCCCGAATGTGGAGTACCGAGCACGCTGTAAATTACATGCGTTACACCAAACCATTGGATTTTAAACTAGACCCTGCTATAGACTACGAGCGTGAATTGCGCCAATATGGTGTAGACCCCGAGCAAATGACAGAGGAGGACTATGCCGACTATGTAAACCAAATACGAGGAGAGCTACAAAATACCGTAGGGCAGTTTAAGGCAGCATACCGATCGGGTGAATTGGATTTGGAAGATTACGACAACTTCTTGAGTTCGTACGGACAATACTTGGTAATCGAAAAACCATCCTTCTGGGATAACATGGACTACATGTTCAATTACCAGTTTAGTTATATGTACGGGAGGTATTTTATGTGGAATTTTGCGGGACGCCAAAACGACATACAAGGGCGCGGCGATAACCTAAACGGTAACTGGATAAGTGGTATTACACCGTTGGATGAAACTAGACTAGGACCACAAGATAATTTACCGTCCGACCAAAAAAATAATAAAGGACGTAACAAATACTACATGATTCCACTATTTTTAGGGCTTATCGGTGTAGTGTATCATGCCTTTAGAGATTTAAAAAGTTTTTATGTACTGTTGGTATTATTCCTCTTTACAGGGCTTGCACTAAAAGTATACCTTAACGAACGTCCGTTTGAGCCACGCGAAAGAGATTATGCCCTAGTAGGTTCTTTCTTTGTATTCGCTATATGGATAGGTCTTGGTGTATATGCCATATACGAAACGGTTAGGAGCTACATAAAACCCAAATTAGCTGCACCATTGGTTATAGCGGTAACATTACTCGCTGCGCCTGTACTAATGGGCTCGCAAAACTGGGACGACCACAACCGTGCAGGGCGTTACACGGCACTAGCAATGGCAAAAGCCTACCTATCGTCGTGCGAACCCAATGCAATATTATATACCATTGGCGATAACGATACTTTCCCGTTATGGTATGCACAAGAAGTAGAGGGCTATCGTACCGATGTGCGGATTGTAAATACAAGCTTGTTTATGACGGATTGGTATATTGATCAAATGAAGCGAAAAGCGTACGAAAGCGAGCCAATGCCAATAAGCCTTACGCACGATAAGTACGTACAAGGTACACGCGATTACATGCTACACATTCCTGAAACAAATGAACGTTGGAATATAAAACAATTCCTGAAATTTGTAACCTCAGAAGACCCGCGCACCAAAAAAGAGCTCAACAACGGGCACATGGTAAACTACTATCGTACCAACAAAATACGATTGCCTATAGACCGAGAGGCTATTATTAGAAACAAGGCAGTAAGCCCAGCACAGTACGACTCTATAGTACCGTATATTGATATTGACATTAAAGGCGACGCACTGTACAAAAACAGGCTGCTAATGCTAGATATACTAGCCAATAACAACTGGGAACGCCCGATATACTTTACAGGCGGTAGCTTTGGCGATGATGATTACCTTTGGATGAAAGATTACTTGCAGCTTGACGGTATGGTATTTAAGCTAGTACCATTCCAAACACCAATACCCGAAGATGGCAGCCCGCTGGATATGGGATACATTGACTCGGAAAAGATGTACGACATTGTAATGCGTTGGGATTGGGGTAATAGCGAAAGCCCAGACATATACCACGACCCCGAAACACGCAAAAATAGTATTACCTTCCGTACCAACCTAGCACGATTAATGGAAAAGTTAATTATGGAAGGTAAAGAAGATAAAGCCAAAAAAGTAATTGATTTGGCAATGGAAAAAATGCCCTTGGAATACTACGGTTATTACACGCTTTTAGAACCGTTTGCCACAGGATATTACAAAACGGGAAGCAAAGAGCAGGCAAGAAAATTACTTACCGACCTCATCCAGAAATATCAGGAAAACTTAACTTTTTATAAGGGGCTTAAAATAAGTCAGCAAGACATTCATCATGTAGATATTATTACAGATATAGAGCGTTACAGAAGCCTACTGTTAATAATGAAAGAAGAAGGCGATACGGAACTGTACGAGAAAGAGAAGCCCGCTTTTAACCGATTTAACCAAATGTTTAAACGCTACCAAAGAGATAACGAAGAGTAA